In one Gopherus evgoodei ecotype Sinaloan lineage chromosome 1, rGopEvg1_v1.p, whole genome shotgun sequence genomic region, the following are encoded:
- the LOC115635594 gene encoding claw keratin-like — protein MTVSSLWYPECGVARPSPVTGSSNEPCVRQCPDSEVVIRPSPVVVTLPGPIVSNFPQQSEVAAVGAPVVGAGLGGSFGWGGLHGYGGLYGGLYGLGRLGGYGGHYGHGGLLGHGGYSGYSGLYGYGGLLGYGGHCGYPGLYGYGGLWGYGGYGRRSLGGYCGPC, from the coding sequence ATGACTGTCTCCAGCCTGTGGTATCCAGAATGCGGGGTGGCCCGGCCTAGTCCAGTTACTGGCAGCTCCAACGAGCCATGCGttaggcagtgccctgactctGAAGTGGTGATCAGACCCTCACCGGTTGTTGTGACCCTCCCTGGACCAATTGTCAGCAATTTCCCTCAGCAGAGTGAAGTAGCAGCCGTAGGAGCACCTGTGGTGGGAGCTGGTTTGGGGGGCTCATTTGGTTGGGGGGGATTGCACGGCTATGGAGGCCTTTACGGAGGGTTGTATGGTTTAGGGAGATTAGGTGGTTATGGTGGCCATTACGGTCATGGGGGATTATTGGGCCACGGGGGATACTCTGGTTACTCAGGTCTTTACGGTTATGGGGGATTGTTGGGCTATGGGGGACACTGCGGTTACCCGGGCCTTTATGGTTACGGGGGATTATGGGGATATGGGGGATATGGCCGCAGGTCTCTTGGTGGATATTGTGGGCCATGTTAA